In Streptomyces erythrochromogenes, the DNA window GCGATGGCCGACAAGCGGGCCCAGGACCTCGGCATCCCGGGCACCGAGTCGAACCTCGACCTCAGCGAGGAGATGGCCGACAACATGGCCGGTTAGCAGGAAGCCCTACGGCAGAAGGGGCTCGCGCGATCACTCGTGCGGGCCCCTTTGCGGTATGCCCCATTGACATGAGCATGGGCCGGTCTTGAGTCTGGCGTCCGAACCTTTCGTGGCAGCCGACGCCCAGGGGGGCACATGAGTCACCGCGCGAGAGTCGTCCTCGCCGCAAGCGCACTCGTTCTCGGAACCACACTCGCCGCGCTGCCCGCGGCGGCCCAGGCCCGGCCCGGCAGCGCCGGCGCGTCCGGCGCCGAGGAGGTGAGGGTCTACGACGCCGACATCACCAGGGAACAGGTGCCGCTCGTCCTCGCCGCCGGCCAGGACGCCCACGAGCTCACCGAGCGCGCCCCGGAGAACGGGACCGCCCAGGTCGAGCTCTTCCTCACCGGATCCCAGGCCGGCGAGCTCGCCGCCCAGGGCGTCAAGCTCGCCGAGCGCAAGGTCCCGGCGCAGGGCCTGGCCCGGGCCAAGGCCGCCGGCGACGGCGTGTTCCGCCCGTACAGCGGCAAGGGCGGCCTCCAGGAGGAGATCCTGCGCACGGCCCAGCAGAACCCGGCGCTCACCAAGGTCGTCTCCATCGGCAAGACCGTCCAGGGCAAGGACATCCTCGCCCTCAAGGTCAGCAAGAACGCGAAGAAGGCCAGGGACGGCTCCAAGCCCTCCGTGCTGTACATGTCCAACCAGCACGCCCGCGAGTGGATCACCCCCGAGATGACCCGGCGGCTGATGCACCACACCCTCGACAACTACGGCAAGGACCAGCGGATCACGAAGCTGGTGGACTCCAGCGAGCTGTGGTTCCTGCTCAGCGCCAACCCCGACGGCTACGACTACACGCACGCCGCCGAAAGCCAGCGGCTGTGGCGCAAGAACCTGCGCGACAACAACGGAGACGGGAAGATCACCGCCGGCGACGGGGTCGACCTCAACCGCAACTTCGCCTTCAAGTGGGGCTACGACAACGAGGGCTCCTCGCCCCACCAGGCCAGCGAGACCTACCGCGGACCCAAGGCCTCCTCCGAGCCCGAGACCGTCGCCCTCGACGCCTTCGAGAAGCGCATCGGCTTCGACTACGCCGTCAACTACCACTCCGCCGCCGAGCTGATCCTCTACGGCGTGGGCTGGCAGGTGGCCACCCCCACGCCCGACGACGTGGCCTACAAGGCCCTCGCCGGCACCCCCGAGAACCCGGCGGTCCCGGGCTACTACCCGCAGCTGTCCTCGGAGCTCTACACCACCAACGGCGAGGCCGACGGCCACGGCGCCAACGTCAACGGCATCATGATGTTCACGCCGGAGATGACCACCTGCCAGACCGCCTCCGCGAGCGACCCGGACGACCAGTGGAAGCCCGAGGACTGCGCCTCGGGCTTCAACTTCCCGGACGACGAGAAGCTCATCCAGGAGGAGTTCGCCAAGAACGTCCCCTTCGCCCTCGCGGTCGGCGAGAGCGCCGCGCACCCGGACCGCCCGGCGTCCTCCGTCGGCCTGAGCGCGGCCGACTTCACCCTGGACCCCTTCACCACCTCCTACGCGGCCCGCGGCCAGGACCAGGAGGTCGCCGTCACGGCCCGCAAGGCGCTGAAGGACAAGGAGCTCAACTACCGGATCAACGGCGGACGCACCCACGACGAGGACCTCAAGGCCTGGAAGGGCGGCGACGTCTACGGCGGCGAGGACAACAACTGGTTCGACGAGTACCGGGCCGAGGTCGAGGGCGCCCGGCCCGGCGACACGGTCGAGGTCTGGTTCACCGGCCGCGACCGCTCCGGCAAGCAGGTCTCCAGCGAGCACTTCACGTACACGGTGGCCGAGCGGCCACGCGCGGACGTCCTGGTGGTCGCCGAGGAAGGGGCCGCCGCCCAGCACGCCCAGAAGTACGTCGACGCGCTGCGCGCCAACGGACGGTCCGCCGCGGTCTGGGACGTCGCCGTCCAGGGCGTCCCGCACCACCTCGGGGTCCTCTCCCACTTCGGCACGGCCGTCCACTACACGGGAGCCAAGCCGCCCGGCGGGGACACGCAGTTGGCGGTGCGCGACTTCCTGAACGAGGGGGGCAGGCTGATCGAGGCCGGTGAGCTGGCCGGCGGCAACGCCCAGGTCGGCCGCGCCGTGACCAACGACTTCAGCCAGTACTGGCTCGGCGCCTACGGCCGTACGAGCACCCCCGGCGCCACCGGATTCGCCGGCACCGGAGCCCTGCAGGACGCCAAGGGCGGCCTCGGCGACGCCGCGGGCAACCCGCTGAACGCCCCCGGCGCCTACACGGTGACCTCCGACACCCTGGCGCCCGCGCAGTTCCCGCAGTTCAAGAGCGCGCAGGCGGGCCAGTACACCGGGATCACGAACCCGTACGCCCCCTACGCCGGCACCGGGATGGCCTCGGCGCTGCACACCGACAGCGACTGGAAGCGGCTCGTCCGCACCATCGACCTCACCGGCGTCACCGCGGCCGACAAGCCGCAGTTGAAGCTCGCCCTCAACTGGAACACCGAGGAGGGCTACGACCACGCCGCGCTGGAGGCCCGCAGCGCCGGCGGCGACGACTGGACCATGCTGCCGGAGGCCGGCGGCCTGAGCAGTCCGGCCGTCCCGGAGGAGTGCGCGGCCGGGTTCTTCATCAACGGCCACCCGTTCCTGCGCCGCTACCTCACCCTGGACGGCGGCGGTTGCACCCCGCAGGGCACCAGCGGCCAGTGGAACACCTTCACCGGGTCCTCCGGCGGCTGGAAGCAGGTCACCTTCGACCTGAGTGCCTACGCGGGCCGGTCCGTCGAGCTCTCGCTCTCCTACATCACCGACCCGGGCTCGGCCGGACGCGGCGTCTTCGCGGACGAGGCGCGCCTGTCGACCACCGGCGGGGAGCAGGCGGTCGAGGGCTTCGAGACCTCCCTCGGAGCCTGGGCGGCCCAGGGCGCACCTGCCGGAAGTCCCGACGTCGCGGGCGACTGGTCCCGCACGGGAGAGCTCTTCCGGTCCTACGCCTCGGTGACCACGCGTGACACCGTACTTCTGGGCTTCGGCCTGGAACACCTGCCCGCGGCGGCGGACCGCGCCCTACTCGTCGGTAAGGCGCTCCGCTCGCTCAACCGCTGATCAGCGCCACCCTCGACGCTCACCCACAGTGACCGGGACCGAGGTCCCCGAGGCCCGCGCCGGCGCGTCCGGAGCG includes these proteins:
- a CDS encoding M14 family metallopeptidase, giving the protein MSHRARVVLAASALVLGTTLAALPAAAQARPGSAGASGAEEVRVYDADITREQVPLVLAAGQDAHELTERAPENGTAQVELFLTGSQAGELAAQGVKLAERKVPAQGLARAKAAGDGVFRPYSGKGGLQEEILRTAQQNPALTKVVSIGKTVQGKDILALKVSKNAKKARDGSKPSVLYMSNQHAREWITPEMTRRLMHHTLDNYGKDQRITKLVDSSELWFLLSANPDGYDYTHAAESQRLWRKNLRDNNGDGKITAGDGVDLNRNFAFKWGYDNEGSSPHQASETYRGPKASSEPETVALDAFEKRIGFDYAVNYHSAAELILYGVGWQVATPTPDDVAYKALAGTPENPAVPGYYPQLSSELYTTNGEADGHGANVNGIMMFTPEMTTCQTASASDPDDQWKPEDCASGFNFPDDEKLIQEEFAKNVPFALAVGESAAHPDRPASSVGLSAADFTLDPFTTSYAARGQDQEVAVTARKALKDKELNYRINGGRTHDEDLKAWKGGDVYGGEDNNWFDEYRAEVEGARPGDTVEVWFTGRDRSGKQVSSEHFTYTVAERPRADVLVVAEEGAAAQHAQKYVDALRANGRSAAVWDVAVQGVPHHLGVLSHFGTAVHYTGAKPPGGDTQLAVRDFLNEGGRLIEAGELAGGNAQVGRAVTNDFSQYWLGAYGRTSTPGATGFAGTGALQDAKGGLGDAAGNPLNAPGAYTVTSDTLAPAQFPQFKSAQAGQYTGITNPYAPYAGTGMASALHTDSDWKRLVRTIDLTGVTAADKPQLKLALNWNTEEGYDHAALEARSAGGDDWTMLPEAGGLSSPAVPEECAAGFFINGHPFLRRYLTLDGGGCTPQGTSGQWNTFTGSSGGWKQVTFDLSAYAGRSVELSLSYITDPGSAGRGVFADEARLSTTGGEQAVEGFETSLGAWAAQGAPAGSPDVAGDWSRTGELFRSYASVTTRDTVLLGFGLEHLPAAADRALLVGKALRSLNR